The Mangifera indica cultivar Alphonso chromosome 8, CATAS_Mindica_2.1, whole genome shotgun sequence genome has a window encoding:
- the LOC123223158 gene encoding secretory carrier-associated membrane protein 1-like isoform X1 translates to MSSHDSSYDDGINPFANGVTPADSTLTPLPPEPYDRGATVDIPLDTGKDLEAKEKELQAKEAELNKREQELKRREEAIARAGVVIEEKNWPPFFPLIHHDIGNEIPIHLQKTLYVAFTTFLGLAGCLLWNFIAITIAWIKGGDPIIWFLAVIYCLTGIPGSYLLWYRPLYRAMRTDSALKFGWFFIFYSVHVAFCVFASVAPPIIFRGNSLTGILPAIEVLAEKGFVGVFYFIGFAFFAIESLISIWVIQQVYMYFRGTGKAAEIKREATARTMMSAL, encoded by the exons ATGAGTTCCCACGACAGCTCTTACGACGATGGAATCAATCCTTTTGCG AACGGAGTCACCCCTGCAGACTCAACGCTTACACCCCTGCCTCCTGAACCCTATGATCGTGGTGCAACAGTTGATATTCCTCTTGACACTGGAAAG GATCTAGAAGCAAAGGAGAAGGAACTTCAAGCTAAAGAGGCAGAACTGAATAAGAGGGAACAG GAACTAAAACGGCGAGAAGAAGCAATAGCACGTG CCGGAGTTGTaatagaagagaaaaattgGCCACCATTTTTTCCTCTTATCCATCATGATATTGGGAATGAAATACCAATCCATCTACAAAAGACACTGTATGTTGCATTCACGACATTTTTGG GTTTGGCTGGATGTCTCCTGTGGAATTTTATTGCTATTACAATAGCCTGGATTAAAGGGGGAG ATCCAATAATTTGGTTTCTTGCTGTCATCTACTGCCTAACGGGAATTCCTGGATCATACTTGCTGTGGTATCGCCCTCTTTATCGTGCTATGAG GACCGATAGTGCTCTGAAGTTCGGGTGGTTTTTCATCTTCTACAGT GTGCACGTTGCATTTTGTGTCTTTGCTTCAGTAGCTCCTCCAATTATTTTCAGGGGAAATTCTCTTAC AGGTATTTTGCCTGCAATAGAGGTTTTGGCAGAAAAGGGGTTTGTTGGG GTTTTCTACTTTATTGGCTTTGCATTCTTCGCCATTGAATCACTGATCAGTATCTGGGTTATTCAG CAAGTCTACATGTACTTCCGAGGCACCGGCAAAGCTGCAGAGATCAAGCGTGAGGCTACAGCAAGGACAATGATGTCAGCTCTATGA
- the LOC123223158 gene encoding secretory carrier-associated membrane protein 1-like isoform X2 encodes MTAVTKLSGDGLNGVTPADSTLTPLPPEPYDRGATVDIPLDTGKDLEAKEKELQAKEAELNKREQELKRREEAIARAGVVIEEKNWPPFFPLIHHDIGNEIPIHLQKTLYVAFTTFLGLAGCLLWNFIAITIAWIKGGDPIIWFLAVIYCLTGIPGSYLLWYRPLYRAMRTDSALKFGWFFIFYSVHVAFCVFASVAPPIIFRGNSLTGILPAIEVLAEKGFVGVFYFIGFAFFAIESLISIWVIQQVYMYFRGTGKAAEIKREATARTMMSAL; translated from the exons ATGACTGCAGTAACCAAACTATCTGGGGATGGATTG AACGGAGTCACCCCTGCAGACTCAACGCTTACACCCCTGCCTCCTGAACCCTATGATCGTGGTGCAACAGTTGATATTCCTCTTGACACTGGAAAG GATCTAGAAGCAAAGGAGAAGGAACTTCAAGCTAAAGAGGCAGAACTGAATAAGAGGGAACAG GAACTAAAACGGCGAGAAGAAGCAATAGCACGTG CCGGAGTTGTaatagaagagaaaaattgGCCACCATTTTTTCCTCTTATCCATCATGATATTGGGAATGAAATACCAATCCATCTACAAAAGACACTGTATGTTGCATTCACGACATTTTTGG GTTTGGCTGGATGTCTCCTGTGGAATTTTATTGCTATTACAATAGCCTGGATTAAAGGGGGAG ATCCAATAATTTGGTTTCTTGCTGTCATCTACTGCCTAACGGGAATTCCTGGATCATACTTGCTGTGGTATCGCCCTCTTTATCGTGCTATGAG GACCGATAGTGCTCTGAAGTTCGGGTGGTTTTTCATCTTCTACAGT GTGCACGTTGCATTTTGTGTCTTTGCTTCAGTAGCTCCTCCAATTATTTTCAGGGGAAATTCTCTTAC AGGTATTTTGCCTGCAATAGAGGTTTTGGCAGAAAAGGGGTTTGTTGGG GTTTTCTACTTTATTGGCTTTGCATTCTTCGCCATTGAATCACTGATCAGTATCTGGGTTATTCAG CAAGTCTACATGTACTTCCGAGGCACCGGCAAAGCTGCAGAGATCAAGCGTGAGGCTACAGCAAGGACAATGATGTCAGCTCTATGA